From Cherax quadricarinatus isolate ZL_2023a unplaced genomic scaffold, ASM3850222v1 Contig15, whole genome shotgun sequence, one genomic window encodes:
- the LOC128704566 gene encoding uncharacterized protein: MVKRACSVVVAVMAAATMAIKQPNIEGSWLPLQEARTSGDTGQWMKPSWHPTQTWPEEDEAAWDTYDAIDSPFLPEENIREVEDSGLAVMLGVTQQEDSPWLTKREPPRRLGSLMDLYRSVAHGLSPFVPATKSQVFSAAPERRSGRRPAACRFGPFGLVCWNAARRSTVMRQRSPQLAQ; this comes from the coding sequence AGGGCGTGCAGTGTGGTAGTAGCGGTGATGGCAGCAGCAACTATGGCCATCAAGCAACCAAATATTGAAGGTTCGTGGCTGCCCCTGCAGGAGGCCAGGACAAGTGGTGACACTGGCCAGTGGATGAAACCATCCTGGCATCCTACCCAGACTTGGCCTGAGGAGGATGAAGCTGCCTGGGATACCTACGATGCTATagactctcccttccttcctgagGAAAAtattagggaagttgaagacagcGGTTTGGCTGTTATGTTAGGTGTGACTCAGCAGGAAGATTCTCCCTGGCTCACCAAACGAGAGCCTCCCAGACGTCTTGGCTCACTTATGGATCTCTACAGGTCTGTGGCTCATGGTCTGAGTCCATTCGTGCCTGCCACCAAGAGCCAGGTGTTCTCTGCCGCCCCAGAGCGGCGATCTGGTCGGCGGCCGGCTGCTTGTCGGTTCGGGCCATTCGGGTTAGTGTGCTGGAATGCCGCAAGGCGAAGTACTGTAATGAGACAGAGGTCTCCACAGCTAGCACAGTAG